A part of Octopus sinensis unplaced genomic scaffold, ASM634580v1 Contig12956, whole genome shotgun sequence genomic DNA contains:
- the LOC115229524 gene encoding uncharacterized protein LOC115229524 codes for MSYINYKPISHAIRVLRLYRAAIKNLQSYYLTDRSPSCQNAPFQRRSRTRVKDILDTWHPFEKARYPKYFALREKRKHEIVENARAQRTGY; via the exons ATGTCGTACATAAACTACAAACCAATATCCCACGCAATTCGTGTATTAAGGCTGTACAGAGCAGCCATTAAGAACCTCCAGTCCTATTACTTGACGGACAG ATCCCCGAGTTGCCAGAATGCTCCTTTTCAAAGGAGAAGCCGAACTCGAGTCAAAGAT ATATTGGACACGTGGCATCCTTTTGAGAAGGCCCGATACCCTAAGTACTTTGCTTtgagagaaaaacgaaaacacGAAATTGTTGAGAA TGCACGAGCCCAGAGAACTGGATATTAA
- the LOC115229525 gene encoding DNA-directed RNA polymerase II subunit RPB2-like, giving the protein MAIVTEWCEGSSLYKSLHVEELIFEPFTILYIARQLAEGMAYLHSKSIIHCDLKSNSFVENDYEDVFMDVGVIKIGDFGLSAVRTIVETNSSKKPRLVGYSAPIYVDMTKTCYQDDVEISTSTHTKVFIGRVPIMLRSAYCLLNNLSARDLIDLKECPLDPVYVFQQKDSKYSYKAEVRCAVENSNRPTSTLWVNMLARGGQGTKKSVIGQRIMATLPYVKQEIPIMVVFRALGFVSDRDILEHIIYDFDDPEMMEMVVFALKVQLKPSLDEAFVIQHQNVALNFIGTRGARPGVTKEKRIKYARDILQKEVLPHAGTSEFCETKKAYFLGFADRR; this is encoded by the exons ATGGCGATTGTGACTGAGTGGTGTGAAGGGTCTTCTCTTTATAAAAGTCTTCACGTCGAAGAACTTATTTTTGAACCTTTTACTATCCTTTACATTGCTCGTCAACTCGCAGAAGGAATGGCTTATCTGCATTCTAAATCAATCATTCATTGTGATCTCAAATCTAACAGTTTTGTCGAAAATGATTATGAAGATGTGTTTATGGATGTGGGAGTCATCAAAATCGGGGACTTTGGACTGTCTGCGGTTCGGACAATTGTTGAGACAAATTCTTCAAAAAAACCGAGACTTGTTGG ATATTCAGCCCCAATCTATGTCGACATGACCAAAACATGTTACCAGGATGACGTGGAGATTAGTACGAGTACCCACACCAAGGTCTTCATTGGAAGAGTACCAATTATGCTCCGTTCTGCTTACTGTCTACTCAATAACCTATCGGCGAGGGATCTAATCGATTTAAAAGAGTGCCCCCTTGACCCAG TTTATGTGTTTCAGCAAAAGGATTCCAAATACAGTTATAAAGCGGAGGTGAGGTGTGCGGTGGAAAACTCTAACCGCCCCACGTCAACGTTGTGGGTGAACATGCTAGCCAGAGGGGGGCAGGGGACTAAAAAAAGTGTGATTGGTCAACGAATAATGGCCACTCTTCCATATGTCAAACAGGAGATCCCAATCATGGTAGTCTTCCGTGCACTGGGATTTGTTTCTGACCGAGATATACTGGAACATATCATCTATGACTTTgatgaccccgaaatgatggaaaTGGTTGTTTTTGCCTTAAAAGTGCAGCTCAAACCATCTTTGGACGAGGCCTTTGTCATTCAACATCAGAACGTGGCTCTCAACTTTATCGGGACTCGTGGAGCACGTCCGGGAGTCACTAAAGAGAAAAGAATTAAGTACGCCCGGGACATACTTCAAAAGGAGGTTCTTCCACATGCAGGCACATCTGAGTTTTGTGAGACCAAAAAAGCATATTTTTTGGGGTTTGCTGATAGGAGGTGA
- the LOC115229523 gene encoding serine/threonine-protein kinase haspin-like, with protein sequence MVTPSGRYRLHGQAQRVPVLSGIQLLCFGSQKEQIIFNSKIKSINSLDLYEGLDDGSESENCVSKSNDCIPEIVEKSDSGFESFQEQYEVLVQLALSLAIAESAFEFEHRDLHIANVLISREEGVWGDLKLNSSDLTWFISDHSIKTTIIDYTLSRITFDGLAVFCDLGNEEDIFLGSEDVLQFEVYRRMKLINGY encoded by the exons ATGGTGACTCCATCTGGGCGTTACCGTCTCCACGGTCAAGCCCAACGGGTTCCAGTTCTGTCGGGAATCCAGCTGCTT TGTTTCGGAAGTCAAAAAGAACAGATTATTTTTAACAGCAAAATAAAATCAATCAACAGTCTCGATTTATATGAAGGTCTGGATGATGGCTCCGAATCCGAAAATTGCGTTTCTAAGTCGAATGATTGTATACCCGAAATTGTCGAAAAATCAGATTCAGGA ttTGAATCATTTCAAGAGCAGTATGAGGTGCTTGTCCAGTTGGCACTGAGTTTGGCTATTGCTGAGTCCGCCTTCGAGTTTGAGCATCGAGATTTGCATATCGCAAACGTTTTGATATCGAGAGAAGAGGGAGTTTGGGGAGATTTGAAACTCAATTCGAGCGATCTCACGTGGTTTATATCCGACCATTCCATCAAAACGACTATCATCGACTACACTCTGTCCAGAATCACATttg atgGTTTGGCTGTATTTTGCGACTTGGGGAATGAAGAGGACATCTTTCTGGGCAGTGAAGACGTCCTCCAGTTCGAAGTGTATCGTCGAATGAAATTGATCAACGGGTATTAG